In Kineococcus mangrovi, the sequence CGTCGTCACGAGCGCCCGGACGGTGAGCACGGACGTGCTGCCCGCCGCCGCCGCCCGCTTCCTCGGCGGCACGGCGGTCGTCGAGCAGGTGGAGCGCTGGCACCCGGCGGCTACGGACGGCAGCCGCCGGTCGCACCTGACCTTGACGATCCGCAACGCCCCCGTGACGCTGACGGCGTCGTCGGTCCTGGCACCCGAGGGGCCGGGCAGCGTCCACACCCTCGACGGCTCGCTCGACGTGCGGGTCCCGCTGCTCGGCGGGCAGGTCGAGCGGGCCGCCCTGCCGGGCCTGCTGCAGCTCGTGCGGTCGGAGTCGGCGCTGGCGCAGGAGTGGTCCACCGGGTCGTGAACCGGCTCAGGGGCCGACGCTGAGCAGGATCGGCAGCTCGCGCGCGTCGTACCAGAGCAGGTCGTGCCCCTCGCAGGCCTCGACCGTGAACCGGGCGTCGTCGTCACCGGCGTCGGCGGCGGGCAGCGCGGCGACCGCCGCACGCACGTCCGCCTCGGCGTCACCGTCGTCGACGTGCACGCTGGCGAGGTCGTCGAGCGTGAGCGCGACGGTGAGCCGCACCCGTGAGCGCTCGGGAGCCGCCCAGCCGGTGCGCTCCACCTCGACGGCCGCGTCCGGGACGTCGAGCGCGAGGACCACCCGACGAGGTGCGGTGCCCGCGGTCTGCGCCGCCAGCAACCGGACCGACTCCCCCGCGGCGTCCGTCATCGCCACGTACTCCAGCTCCTCCTCCAGGTCGCGCGGGTCGGCGTCCGCGTAGTAGTCCCGGAGGGTGGGCGTCACGGCGTGCACGGTGACCGGCGCCACCGCGAGCTCTGCGGCGTCGGCGAGGCGGGCCAGAGCGGCGAGCGTCGTCGGCCAGTAGACGCGCACGGTCAGCGCCCGTCCGTCGCGTCGTCCCCGTCGTGCGGCTGGTCGTCGCGGGCCTCGTCGGTGGTGTCGTCCTCGTCGTCCCACACCTCGTCGAAGACGATCCCGTCGATCTCGTCGAGCCGCTCGGCGGCGTCGGTCTCACCGTCGGCGTCCGCCTCGGCGGCCTTGACGAGCCAGTCGCGGGCCTCGCCCGCGCGCCCGACGGAGATCAGCGCGTCGGCGTAGGCGTACCAGAGCCTCGCGCGCCAGGGAGCGCGGCTGTTCGTGCGCAGCTGCGGGACCTGCAGCGAGACCACGGCGGCGTCGTGCTGGCCCAGGTCGTGCCGCGCCCCCGCCGCGACGATGAGCATCTCCACCTTCGCGGGCGTGTCCAGCCCAGCGACCTCGGGCGACGTCGCGAGGTCGAGCGCGCGCTCGGGGCGGCCCAGACCGCGCTCGCAGTCCGCCATGAGCGGCAGGTAGCCGTCGTCACCCGTCATGCGGCGGACGGTGCGCAGCTCCGCCAGGGCTTCACGGAAGTGGCCCGCCTTGTACGCGGCGATCCCGGCGGCCTCACGGACGGCGGCGATGCGCCCGCCGCGCTTCTGCGCCGCGAGGGCGTGCTGCCACGCCGCCTCGGGGTCGACGTCGACGAGCTGACCGCTGGCGACGAGGTGCTTGGCGACGACGTCGGCGCTCTCACCGGCGAGGCTCTGCAGCGCACGACGGACGTCGGGGGCCAGCTCCTTGCCCGTCACACCGTCCGGGATGCGCGGGCCGACGGGACGCGGCGGACGGGACTCCCGTCCACGGTCGGCCCCGGCGGAACGGACCGGCCCGCGGTCGGTGCGACGGGGGCGTTCGTCCCCGCGCTGCGGGCGGTCGCGGAACGGGCGGTCACCGCGATCGGGACGCGACCCCCGGTCCGGACGGCTCCCACCACCACGCGCACCGGGACGCTCCCCCGAACGGGCGTCGCCCCGAGGACCACCGCGGGAGCCGCTGCGGGCCTCGTCGCGGGGGGCGTCGCGGCGGAACGAGTCACGCTGCGGGCGGTCGGAGCGCAGGCGGTCTTCGCCGCCGCGTGGACGGTCCTCCCGGCGC encodes:
- a CDS encoding DUF2505 domain-containing protein; the protein is MPTPFSEQTRFTAPPATVHAVLVDPAFLRARAERSGALEHTESVTADGEVVVVTSARTVSTDVLPAAAARFLGGTAVVEQVERWHPAATDGSRRSHLTLTIRNAPVTLTASSVLAPEGPGSVHTLDGSLDVRVPLLGGQVERAALPGLLQLVRSESALAQEWSTGS
- a CDS encoding DUF6912 family protein, yielding MRVYWPTTLAALARLADAAELAVAPVTVHAVTPTLRDYYADADPRDLEEELEYVAMTDAAGESVRLLAAQTAGTAPRRVVLALDVPDAAVEVERTGWAAPERSRVRLTVALTLDDLASVHVDDGDAEADVRAAVAALPAADAGDDDARFTVEACEGHDLLWYDARELPILLSVGP